Proteins encoded together in one Roseibacterium elongatum DSM 19469 window:
- a CDS encoding mandelate racemase/muconate lactonizing enzyme family protein, with protein sequence MRIIDICEVTKPIASPIRNAYIDFSKMTASLVAVVTDQVRDGRRVVGYGFNSNGRYGQGGLIRERFRDRVLSADPDSLLDEAGLIDPEKVWAAMMTNEKPGGHGERSVAVGTIDMAVWDAVAKIAEKPLFHLLADSEGRAPEPRVFVYAAGGYYYPGKDDTQLRTEMRSYLERGYTVVKMKIGGAPIDEDRRRIEAVLDEIGPDAQLAVDANGRFDLETGIAYAKMLRDYPLFWYEEVGDPLDYQLQAALSEFYPGPMATGENLFSHQDARNLLRYGGMRPDRDWLQFDCALSYGLVEYRRTLAVLDQLGWSRRRCIPHGGHQMSLNIAAGLGLGGNESYPDLFQPYGGFPDGVQVIDGHITMPDLPGIGFEGKSDLIAEMRALAE encoded by the coding sequence ATGCGCATCATCGATATCTGCGAGGTGACGAAACCGATCGCCTCGCCCATTCGCAACGCCTATATCGACTTTTCCAAGATGACGGCCAGCCTGGTGGCCGTGGTGACCGATCAGGTCCGCGACGGGCGGCGGGTCGTTGGCTATGGGTTCAACTCGAACGGGCGCTACGGGCAAGGGGGGCTGATCCGCGAGCGGTTCCGCGACCGGGTGCTGTCCGCCGATCCCGATAGCCTGCTGGACGAGGCCGGCCTGATCGACCCCGAAAAGGTCTGGGCTGCGATGATGACGAACGAGAAACCGGGCGGGCATGGCGAACGCTCGGTCGCGGTGGGCACGATCGACATGGCGGTCTGGGATGCGGTGGCCAAGATCGCGGAAAAACCGTTGTTTCACCTGTTGGCCGACAGCGAAGGCCGCGCGCCAGAACCGCGCGTGTTCGTCTATGCGGCGGGCGGCTACTACTACCCCGGCAAGGACGACACGCAGTTGCGCACCGAGATGCGCAGCTACCTCGAACGTGGCTATACCGTCGTCAAGATGAAGATCGGCGGCGCCCCCATCGACGAGGATCGTCGCCGGATCGAGGCCGTGCTGGACGAGATCGGCCCTGACGCGCAACTGGCCGTAGATGCCAATGGCCGCTTCGATCTGGAAACCGGCATCGCCTATGCCAAGATGCTGCGCGACTATCCGCTGTTCTGGTACGAAGAGGTCGGTGACCCGCTGGACTACCAGCTTCAGGCCGCGCTGTCCGAATTCTACCCCGGCCCGATGGCCACGGGCGAGAACCTGTTCAGCCACCAGGATGCGCGCAACCTGCTGCGCTATGGCGGCATGCGACCCGATCGCGACTGGCTGCAATTCGACTGCGCCCTGTCTTACGGGCTGGTCGAATACCGCCGCACGCTGGCGGTGCTGGATCAACTGGGCTGGTCGCGGCGGCGCTGCATCCCCCATGGCGGGCATCAGATGTCGCTGAACATTGCCGCCGGTCTGGGCCTTGGCGGCAATGAAAGCTACCCCGATCTGTTCCAGCCCTATGGCGGGTTCCCCGACGGGGTGCAGGTGATCGACGGCCATATCACCATGCCCGACCTGCCCGGCATCGGGTTCGAGGGGAAATCCGACCTGATCGCGGAAATGCGGGCCTTGGCCGAGTGA
- the ptsP gene encoding phosphoenolpyruvate--protein phosphotransferase gives MVEQSESESRKLLSRLQAVMADAAAGQERLDRITHLIADSMGSEVCSIYLLRDSDTLELCATQGLAPEAVHVTRMRIGEGLVGRVARQARPVNTANAPAERGFRYMPETGEEAYSSFLGVPIQRLGERLGVLVVQSKEAREFSGDEVYALEVVAMVIAEMTELGAFIGEGAAMRARHQQQVLLRGSVAQEGTAMGHVWLHEPRVVVTRPVADDPDTESERLRAAVAQLRLDVDEMLTRAPGSDTEQREVLEAYRMFARSRGWMRRMEEDIQRGLSAEAAVEKEQSTARARMETLPDAYLRERLHDLDDLSNRLLRLLTGQGKDTGAELPPDPILVARNIGPAELLDYGRRLKGVVLEEGSVGSHAAIVARALAIPLVIHASRITTEALNGDPIMLDGDQGIVHLRPEEAVAEAFRDKLAMQAEAQERYASIRDKPAESLCGTVVSLQMNAGLMADLPSLPSSGADGVGLFRTELQFLTRNKVPRRGELAALYARVMDAAQGKRVVFRTLDIGSDKVLPYMKPTEEPNPALGWRAIRVGLDKPGVMRMQLQALIRAANGRPLSVMFPFIAQLEEFTAARDHLLREIDREAALGRALPETLEIGAMLETPSLAFAPRQFFEMADFISIGGNDLKQFFFAADRENERVRKRYDTLNVSFLTFLEQIVHRCSETGTSLSFCGEDAGRPLEAVCFAAMGLRTLSMRPASIGPVKSLLRRVDLREARSIINEARAEGCQSVRPAVMAWLRRQ, from the coding sequence ATGGTCGAGCAATCCGAAAGTGAAAGTCGCAAGCTGCTGTCACGGCTGCAGGCCGTGATGGCCGACGCGGCCGCCGGACAGGAACGGCTGGATCGCATCACGCACCTGATCGCGGATTCGATGGGGTCCGAGGTGTGCTCGATCTACCTGTTGCGCGATTCCGACACGCTGGAGCTTTGCGCCACCCAGGGCCTCGCGCCCGAGGCGGTACATGTCACCCGCATGCGCATCGGCGAAGGGCTGGTTGGCCGGGTTGCCCGACAGGCCCGGCCGGTCAACACCGCCAACGCCCCGGCCGAACGTGGCTTTCGCTACATGCCGGAAACCGGGGAAGAGGCCTATTCCTCGTTCCTTGGCGTGCCGATCCAGCGGTTGGGCGAGCGCCTGGGCGTTCTGGTGGTGCAGTCGAAGGAAGCGCGCGAGTTTTCGGGCGACGAGGTCTATGCCCTCGAAGTGGTCGCCATGGTGATCGCCGAGATGACCGAACTGGGCGCCTTTATCGGCGAAGGCGCCGCGATGCGCGCGCGCCATCAGCAACAGGTCCTGTTGCGGGGCTCGGTGGCGCAGGAAGGCACCGCGATGGGCCATGTCTGGCTGCACGAGCCGCGCGTCGTCGTCACCCGCCCCGTCGCCGACGACCCCGATACCGAGTCCGAGCGCCTGCGCGCCGCCGTGGCGCAGTTGCGCCTCGACGTGGACGAGATGCTGACCCGCGCGCCCGGATCGGATACCGAGCAGCGCGAGGTGCTGGAAGCCTACCGCATGTTCGCCCGCTCGCGCGGCTGGATGCGCCGCATGGAAGAGGACATCCAGCGTGGCCTGTCGGCCGAGGCCGCCGTCGAAAAGGAGCAATCGACCGCCCGCGCGCGGATGGAGACCCTGCCCGACGCCTATCTGCGCGAGCGCTTGCATGACCTCGACGACCTGTCGAACCGGCTGCTGCGCCTGCTGACCGGGCAGGGCAAGGATACCGGCGCCGAATTGCCGCCCGATCCGATCCTCGTGGCGCGCAATATCGGGCCTGCGGAATTGCTCGACTACGGCCGGCGCCTCAAGGGCGTCGTGCTCGAGGAGGGCTCGGTCGGCAGCCACGCCGCCATCGTGGCGCGGGCGCTGGCGATCCCGCTGGTCATCCACGCCAGCCGCATCACCACCGAGGCGCTGAACGGCGACCCGATCATGCTGGACGGCGATCAGGGCATCGTCCATCTGCGCCCCGAAGAGGCCGTGGCCGAGGCGTTCCGCGACAAGCTGGCAATGCAGGCCGAAGCGCAGGAGCGCTATGCCTCGATCCGCGACAAGCCCGCCGAAAGCCTGTGTGGTACGGTCGTGTCGCTTCAGATGAATGCCGGGCTGATGGCCGATCTGCCCTCGCTGCCCTCGTCGGGGGCCGATGGTGTCGGCCTGTTCCGCACGGAATTGCAGTTTCTGACCCGAAACAAGGTGCCGCGCCGGGGCGAACTGGCGGCGCTCTATGCGCGTGTCATGGATGCAGCCCAGGGCAAGCGCGTGGTGTTCCGCACCCTCGATATCGGGTCGGACAAGGTGCTGCCCTACATGAAACCCACCGAAGAGCCGAACCCCGCCCTGGGCTGGCGCGCGATCCGGGTGGGGTTGGACAAACCGGGCGTCATGCGGATGCAACTGCAGGCGCTGATCCGGGCCGCGAACGGCCGCCCGCTGTCGGTGATGTTTCCCTTCATCGCCCAGCTCGAGGAGTTTACCGCCGCCCGCGATCACCTGTTGCGCGAAATCGACCGCGAGGCGGCCCTGGGCCGTGCCCTGCCGGAAACGCTGGAAATCGGCGCGATGCTGGAAACCCCCAGCCTTGCCTTCGCGCCGCGCCAGTTCTTCGAGATGGCCGATTTCATCTCGATCGGCGGCAATGATCTCAAGCAGTTCTTCTTCGCCGCCGACCGCGAAAACGAGCGCGTGCGCAAGCGCTACGACACGCTGAACGTCTCCTTCCTGACCTTTCTGGAGCAGATCGTGCATCGCTGCTCGGAGACCGGCACCTCGCTCAGTTTCTGCGGCGAGGATGCGGGCCGCCCGCTCGAGGCGGTCTGCTTTGCCGCCATGGGTCTGCGCACGCTATCGATGCGCCCGGCGTCGATCGGGCCGGTCAAATCCCTGCTGCGCCGCGTCGATCTGCGCGAGGCGCGCAGCATCATCAACGAGGCCCGCGCCGAAGGCTGCCAATCGGTACGGCCTGCCGTGATGGCCTGGCTGCGCCGTCAGTGA
- a CDS encoding flavin reductase family protein: MFYRPEDGHGLPHNPFNAIVTPRPIGWISTRGADGSENLAPYSFFNAVAYVPPQVMFASTSAKDDRGDTKDSVANIRDTGVFCVNVVEYAMRDVMNQTSGPWPRETDEFDLAGITREACETIPCSRVAAAPANLECRLTQIVKLEGAANFAVFGEVVGVHLRDDCLKDGMFDVLSFNPLTRLGYRDYSVVREVFSLKRPGE; the protein is encoded by the coding sequence ATGTTCTATCGCCCCGAGGACGGCCACGGCCTGCCACACAACCCGTTCAATGCGATCGTCACGCCTCGGCCCATCGGCTGGATTTCCACACGCGGCGCGGACGGGTCGGAAAACCTGGCGCCCTATTCGTTCTTCAATGCCGTAGCCTATGTGCCGCCGCAGGTGATGTTCGCCTCGACCTCGGCCAAGGATGATCGCGGCGACACCAAGGACAGCGTCGCCAATATCCGCGATACGGGGGTGTTCTGCGTCAATGTGGTGGAATACGCGATGCGCGACGTGATGAACCAGACCTCGGGGCCCTGGCCCAGGGAAACCGACGAGTTCGATCTGGCCGGGATAACGCGGGAGGCGTGCGAAACCATCCCCTGTTCGCGGGTGGCCGCGGCGCCGGCCAATCTGGAATGCCGGCTGACGCAGATCGTGAAACTGGAAGGCGCGGCCAATTTTGCCGTCTTCGGCGAGGTGGTTGGCGTGCATCTGCGCGACGATTGCCTGAAAGACGGGATGTTCGATGTTTTGTCGTTCAATCCACTGACGCGCCTGGGGTATCGCGATTACTCGGTCGTGCGCGAGGTGTTCAGCCTCAAGCGTCCGGGCGAGTAA
- a CDS encoding GNAT family N-acetyltransferase, with product MYALSRETADDRWEVEALYDLCFAPGREALSSYRLRDGIAPVHALCLVARDPDGILGGAIRFWPVRVGRAEALLLGPVAVHPTRQGEGLGGLLIREGVERATDLSWPRILLVGDAPYYSRFGFRQLDGVEMPPPTNPARVLGTGNWAGITGRVTRWGAEEGH from the coding sequence ATGTATGCGTTGTCCCGCGAAACCGCCGATGACCGGTGGGAGGTCGAAGCGCTCTATGACCTGTGTTTCGCCCCCGGTCGCGAGGCCTTGTCGAGCTACCGCCTGCGCGACGGCATCGCGCCTGTCCATGCGCTCTGCCTCGTGGCGCGCGATCCCGATGGCATTCTCGGCGGCGCGATCCGGTTCTGGCCGGTGCGCGTCGGGCGCGCCGAGGCGCTGTTGCTGGGGCCGGTGGCCGTACACCCGACGCGACAGGGCGAGGGGCTGGGCGGCTTGCTGATCCGCGAGGGGGTCGAACGGGCCACGGACCTGTCATGGCCCCGCATCCTCTTGGTGGGCGATGCGCCGTACTATTCCCGGTTCGGGTTCCGGCAGTTGGACGGGGTCGAGATGCCGCCGCCCACCAACCCGGCGCGCGTGCTGGGCACGGGGAACTGGGCGGGCATCACCGGCCGGGTCACGCGCTGGGGCGCCGAGGAAGGGCACTGA
- a CDS encoding GMC family oxidoreductase — protein sequence MGKLKIGLDYALRRRGPLAMAPSQFGIFTRSSPEHDTPNIEYHVQPLSLEAFGQPLHSFPALTVSVCNLRPDSRGSVHVTGPDPAKAPAIRPNYLSAATDQRVAVDSIRHARRLMATAAMARFHPVEIKPGPEIDGEEMLLTAAGDISTTIFHPVSTARMGVDDAAVVGPDLRLKGMDGLSIADASVMPTITSGNTHAPVTMIAEKASDMILDRLRER from the coding sequence ATGGGCAAGCTGAAAATCGGGCTGGATTACGCGCTGCGCCGACGCGGGCCGCTGGCCATGGCGCCGTCGCAATTCGGCATCTTCACGCGCTCCTCGCCCGAGCATGACACCCCGAATATCGAGTATCACGTCCAACCGCTGTCGCTCGAGGCGTTCGGCCAGCCGCTGCATTCGTTTCCGGCCCTGACCGTGTCGGTCTGCAATCTGCGCCCCGACAGCCGGGGCAGCGTGCATGTCACCGGCCCGGACCCGGCCAAGGCACCGGCGATCCGGCCAAATTACCTGTCGGCCGCCACCGATCAGCGGGTGGCGGTGGACTCGATCCGCCATGCCCGGCGGCTGATGGCAACCGCGGCCATGGCGCGGTTCCACCCCGTCGAGATCAAGCCCGGGCCCGAGATCGATGGCGAAGAGATGCTGTTGACGGCGGCGGGCGATATCTCGACGACGATCTTCCACCCGGTCTCGACGGCGCGCATGGGCGTGGACGACGCCGCGGTGGTGGGGCCAGACCTGCGGCTGAAGGGCATGGACGGCCTGTCGATCGCGGATGCCTCGGTGATGCCGACGATTACCAGCGGCAACACCCATGCGCCGGTGACGATGATCGCGGAAAAGGCCAGCGACATGATCCTGGACCGTCTGCGCGAGCGGTGA
- a CDS encoding flavodoxin family protein, with protein MQARIVMYSSSGHTRALARLLAKATGAEISEVICPRYDGPFGWLRAQSDAVRGILPDISVRPAIGAADLLIVGGPIWRGCLAPPLRRLLSAPDRLPPVAGVFMTCRRLGAMACLETDLARLDGALTPAVLCLGAGDIPSASPDAAGGSRISGFLDRLAPLLKRPAVRPIIPADITL; from the coding sequence ATGCAGGCCCGGATCGTCATGTATTCAAGCAGTGGTCACACGCGCGCGCTTGCGCGCCTTCTGGCAAAGGCGACCGGGGCGGAGATCTCGGAGGTGATTTGCCCCCGTTACGACGGCCCCTTCGGGTGGCTGCGCGCCCAAAGCGATGCGGTGCGCGGCATCTTGCCCGACATCTCGGTGCGTCCGGCAATCGGCGCTGCCGATCTGCTGATCGTGGGCGGGCCGATCTGGCGGGGCTGTCTTGCGCCGCCACTTCGCCGATTGCTCTCGGCGCCCGATCGTCTGCCGCCGGTGGCGGGTGTCTTCATGACATGTCGGCGGTTGGGCGCCATGGCGTGCCTCGAGACCGATCTGGCGCGTCTGGACGGCGCGCTGACCCCCGCGGTCCTGTGCCTGGGCGCGGGCGATATCCCCTCGGCATCGCCAGATGCCGCCGGCGGCAGCCGGATTTCCGGCTTTCTGGACAGGCTTGCCCCGCTGCTGAAGCGGCCGGCCGTACGGCCCATCATTCCGGCCGACATCACCCTGTAG
- a CDS encoding S-methyl-5'-thioadenosine phosphorylase gives MGTKIGVIGGSGVYEIDGLQDAAWVDIDSPFGAPSDQILTGRLGGVEMAFLPRHGRGHVHSPSTVPYRANIDALKRLGVTDVISVSACGSFREEMAPGDFVIVDQFIDRTFAREKSFFGTGLVAHVSVAHPTCPRLSQACLEAARAEGIKVHDGGTYLAMEGPQFSSMAESKLYRDAWGCDVIGMTNMPEAKLAREAELCYASVAMITDYDSWHPDHGAVDISDIIATLTGNADKARALVARLPALLGPERAPCPHGCDRALEHAILTAPEKRDPAMIEKLSAVAGRVLG, from the coding sequence ATGGGCACCAAGATCGGGGTGATCGGCGGATCGGGCGTTTACGAGATTGACGGTCTGCAAGACGCGGCTTGGGTCGATATCGACAGCCCGTTCGGCGCCCCTTCGGACCAGATCCTGACCGGCCGACTGGGCGGGGTCGAAATGGCGTTTCTGCCGCGGCATGGGCGCGGCCATGTGCATTCGCCCTCGACCGTGCCCTACCGCGCCAATATCGACGCGCTCAAACGCCTTGGCGTCACGGATGTCATCAGTGTATCGGCCTGCGGATCGTTCCGCGAGGAGATGGCGCCTGGCGATTTCGTCATCGTGGATCAGTTCATCGACCGCACCTTTGCCCGCGAGAAGAGCTTTTTCGGAACCGGCCTCGTGGCCCATGTCTCGGTCGCCCACCCGACCTGCCCGCGCCTGTCGCAAGCCTGTCTCGAGGCCGCCCGCGCCGAAGGCATCAAGGTGCATGACGGCGGCACCTATCTGGCGATGGAAGGGCCGCAATTCTCGTCGATGGCGGAATCGAAACTGTATCGCGACGCCTGGGGCTGCGACGTGATCGGCATGACCAACATGCCCGAGGCCAAACTCGCCCGCGAGGCCGAGCTGTGTTACGCCTCGGTCGCGATGATCACCGATTACGACAGCTGGCACCCCGATCACGGGGCGGTGGATATCTCGGACATCATCGCCACCCTGACCGGCAACGCCGACAAGGCCCGCGCGCTGGTCGCCCGCCTGCCCGCCCTGCTGGGGCCCGAGCGCGCGCCCTGCCCCCATGGATGCGACCGCGCGCTGGAGCATGCGATCCTGACCGCGCCCGAAAAACGCGATCCCGCGATGATCGAAAAGCTGTCGGCCGTGGCCGGCCGCGTTCTGGGCTAG
- a CDS encoding LysE family translocator translates to MPLETWLTFLAASFVLLIIPGPTILLVLSYALSQGRRVAVSTAAGVALGDLVAMTASLAGLGALVLASATVFTILKWIGAIYLVWLGVKLIRSARAGAVHLPETGLATARQTFGHAAAVTALNPKSIAFFIAFVPQFIDPAAPLLPQFGILIASFVTLATLNALAYALLADTLRRHLVRPAAIAWLTRAGGATLIGMGLLTATLRRA, encoded by the coding sequence ATGCCGCTGGAAACATGGCTGACCTTCCTTGCCGCGTCCTTTGTCCTGCTGATCATTCCGGGGCCGACCATCTTGCTTGTGCTGTCCTACGCGCTGAGCCAGGGGCGGCGGGTCGCCGTCTCGACCGCGGCTGGGGTGGCGCTTGGCGATCTTGTCGCCATGACCGCGTCGCTGGCCGGGCTGGGGGCGTTGGTGCTGGCCTCGGCAACGGTGTTCACCATTCTGAAATGGATCGGCGCGATCTATCTGGTCTGGCTGGGGGTCAAGCTGATCCGTTCCGCCCGCGCGGGCGCGGTTCATCTGCCCGAAACCGGCCTGGCGACGGCGCGACAGACCTTTGGCCACGCGGCAGCCGTCACGGCACTCAACCCCAAATCCATCGCCTTCTTCATCGCCTTCGTGCCGCAATTCATCGACCCGGCGGCACCGCTTCTGCCGCAATTCGGCATCCTGATCGCCAGTTTCGTGACACTGGCCACCCTGAACGCGCTGGCCTATGCGCTGTTGGCGGACACGCTGCGGCGCCACCTCGTGCGCCCCGCGGCGATCGCCTGGCTGACGCGGGCGGGCGGCGCCACCCTGATCGGTATGGGCCTGCTGACCGCCACGCTCCGCCGTGCCTGA